From one Sphingomonas sp. BT-65 genomic stretch:
- a CDS encoding efflux RND transporter periplasmic adaptor subunit translates to MNYEAGMLGRDEQLALEGEGRSKRRWWIIGGALVAIAVLAAAWFAFASGSGGGEKAGAAAKGAEGGGGNRQLPVVTVAVPGRQSIDRVISGTGSLAARREMPVGVAGEGGEVTRVLVEPGDWVAAGQVLATVDRSVQAQTAQSQAANVRVAQADLKIAQSELDRAQQLLGRGFVSKADIDRKTATRDAAAARVRVAQAQHSETNARNRRLDIRSPAAGLVLTRTVEPGQIVSSGSGTLFRVAQGGQFEMRAQLSEADLQRIPVGARAEVTPTGTTETFIGQVWQVSPVIDPQTRQGIARIALSYNKALRPGGFASARLHTGGQVAPMLPQSAIQSDAKGNFVYVLNAKDEAERRPITTGDVSDAGVAITSGLNGTERVVITAGAFLNPGQKVRPNLTQLKR, encoded by the coding sequence ATGAACTATGAGGCAGGGATGTTGGGCAGGGACGAGCAGCTGGCACTGGAGGGGGAAGGCCGGTCGAAGCGGCGCTGGTGGATCATCGGCGGTGCGCTGGTCGCGATCGCGGTGCTCGCCGCGGCTTGGTTCGCCTTCGCCTCGGGCAGCGGCGGCGGCGAGAAGGCCGGCGCGGCAGCCAAGGGCGCGGAAGGCGGGGGCGGCAATCGCCAGCTTCCGGTGGTGACCGTCGCGGTGCCTGGCCGCCAGTCGATCGACCGCGTGATCAGCGGCACCGGCTCGCTCGCCGCGCGGCGCGAGATGCCGGTTGGCGTCGCCGGCGAGGGCGGCGAGGTGACGCGCGTGCTGGTCGAGCCCGGCGACTGGGTCGCGGCGGGCCAGGTGCTGGCGACCGTCGACCGCTCGGTCCAGGCACAGACCGCCCAGTCGCAGGCGGCGAACGTCCGCGTCGCGCAGGCCGATCTCAAGATCGCGCAGTCCGAGCTCGACCGCGCGCAGCAGTTGCTCGGCCGTGGCTTCGTGTCCAAGGCCGATATCGACCGCAAGACCGCGACTCGCGATGCCGCGGCGGCGCGGGTCCGCGTCGCGCAGGCACAGCATTCCGAGACCAACGCGCGCAACCGCCGCCTCGACATCCGCTCGCCCGCGGCGGGCCTGGTGCTGACCCGCACGGTCGAGCCGGGCCAGATCGTGAGCTCGGGATCGGGCACGTTGTTCCGCGTCGCGCAGGGCGGCCAGTTCGAGATGCGCGCGCAGCTCAGCGAGGCGGACCTCCAGCGCATCCCGGTCGGCGCGCGCGCCGAGGTCACGCCGACGGGCACGACCGAGACCTTCATCGGTCAGGTGTGGCAAGTCTCGCCCGTGATCGATCCGCAGACGCGCCAGGGCATCGCCCGCATCGCGCTGTCCTACAACAAGGCGCTGCGCCCGGGCGGCTTCGCCAGCGCGCGGCTCCACACCGGCGGTCAGGTCGCGCCGATGCTGCCGCAATCGGCGATTCAGAGCGACGCCAAGGGCAACTTCGTCTATGTCCTCAACGCCAAGGATGAGGCGGAGCGCCGTCCGATCACCACCGGCGACGTGTCCGACGCTGGCGTGGCGATCACCAGCGGCCTCAACGGCACCGAGCGCGTGGTGATCACTGCAGGCGCCTTCCTCAATCCGGGGCAGAAGGTGCGGCCCAACCTCACGCAGCTCAAGCGGTGA